The following proteins are co-located in the Gavia stellata isolate bGavSte3 chromosome 18, bGavSte3.hap2, whole genome shotgun sequence genome:
- the LOC104253185 gene encoding radial spoke head 10 homolog B, which produces MAKDKKKDGKKAEKSVRPPISTAESSSTKLTDLQTLVNGVEETQADAVRLDKEPEEVEEPPVQDAPQYYEEPVLTQVIVKSYEGEKVHGLYEGEGFAYFEGGNTYKGMFSEGLMHGQGTYTWADGVKYEGTFVKNVQMFNGRYTWNDGSIYEGSIKNGVRHGFGFFRSGTCPVSYIGYWCKGKRHGKGTIYYDQEHTSWYSGDWVNNVKEGWGMRCYKSGNIYEGQWEKNVCHGKGRMRWLTANQEYMGQWVDGIQHGYGTHIWFLKRTPASQYPLRNEYIGVFVNGERHGHGKFIYASGAVYSGEWVCNKKHGKGKFVFKNGHVYEGEFIDDRIVEYSAFGVDAMNAKELKAICTGSHFGTENITIVNVSENTSILGSNIELDISSLLDLLPREERHEEVKQVEFAVLRHITELRRVYTFYSGLGCDHSLDNTFLMTKLQFWRFLKDCQFHHSNITLAEMDRILSGDKTPLEEIHCPHETLLFRTFLSYLIRLAFHIYREEHKEKGPYLHKCFLEMMSRNVIPAACCIQGILFSEERCTVFAMNYIDKCWEIYRAFRRQSTKPPFEPTMKMRHFLWMLNDFKLLSKQLTASRLVEILVKDGPSLQDSSSTNLEQELVFLEFVEALLDCALVYVTSDMIKEQVDHDSRKRSSFRIKGLSEGTTDMSLYPEYSLSQPLRPCEDGEHPLQEFLLDTVLSFHTTHGDIKDVPSLFSCNAEKEQDFCPAKELTDEPKAAKTEKDKEFSLWMCQVQIFFTTKFFPAYQHEKMLREKIKENRIRDAELAELRKTKDDELAKLIAGREAEEAKKQEAAAAEKEFDSKSADFKELEEPVTQLVPPPAEKAPIVAPPVVTKVPAGKKRKKK; this is translated from the exons ATGGCAAAGGATAAGAAGAAAGATGgcaagaaggcagaaaaatctgtaCGTCCTCCTATTTCTACAGCTGAGAGTAGTTCAACAAAGCTGACAGATTTGCAGACCTTAGTGAATGGAGTGGAAGAAACACAGGCAGATGCGGTGAGACTGGATAAAGAACCAGAGGAGGTAGAGGAACCTCCAGTCCAAGATGCTCCTCAATACTACGAGGAGCCTGTTCTTACTCAAGTTATTGTAAAAAG CTATGAAGGTGAAAAAGTCCATGGATTGTATGAGGGTGAAGGATTTGCATATTTTGAGGGGGGAAATACATATAAG GGCATGTTTTCTGAAGGGCTTATGCATGGACAAGGGACTTACACATGGGCTGATGGAGTGAAATATGAG GGAACATTTGTTAAGAATGTGCAGATGTTTAATGGCCGTTATACATGGAATGATGGCAGCATTTATGAAGGATCAATCAAGAATGGAGTTAGGcatggatttggatttttcagGAGTGGTACTTGTCCTGTTTCTTACATTGGCTATTGGTGTAAAGGCAAAAGACATGGAAAG GGTACCATTTATTATGATCAGGAACATACCTCTTGGTATTCAGGCGACTGGGTAAATAATGTCAAAGAAGGATGGGGAATGAGATG CTATAAGTCTGGAAATATCTATGAAGGTCAGTGGGAGAAAAATGTATGtcatggaaaaggaagaatgagATGGTTGACAGCTAATCAAGAGTATATGGGACAGTGGGTGGATGGCATACAG catggaTATGGCACCCACATATGGTTTTTAAAGAGAACGCCTGCATCTCAGTATCCTTTAAGGAATGAATACATAGGTGTTTTTGTAAATGGGGAACGACATGGACATGGGAAGTTCATATATGCCAGTGGAGCTGTGTACAGTGGTGAATGGGTTTGTAATAAGAAGCATGGCAAG GGCAAGTTTGTCTTCAAAAATGGTCATGTTTATGAAGGAGAGTTCATAGATGATCGTATAGTAGAATATTCTGCTTTTGGAGTGGATGCAATGAACGCAAAAGAGCTGAAAGCCATTTGCACAGGAAGTCATTTTGGCACTG AAAACATCACAATTGTTAATGTCTCAGAAAATACTTCTATTCTGGGATCAAATATTGAGTTGGATATATCGTCACTGCTTGACTTGTTGCCAAGGGAAGAGAGACATGAAGAAGTAAAACAA GTAGAATTTGCTGTGTTGAGACATATTACAGAACTGAGAAGAGTTTACACCTTCTACAGCGGCTTAGGCTGtgatcattctcttgacaaCACCTTCCTCATGACTAAGCTCCAATTTTGGAGATTTCTGAAGGATTGCCAGTTTCATCACTCCAACATAACTCTTGCTGAAATGGATCGGATATTGAGTG GTGATAAAACACCACTTGAGGAGATACACTGTCCACATGAGACTTTACTGTTCAGAACATTTTTATCTTACCTTATTCGTCTAGCATTTCATATCTATCGTGAAGAGCACAA AGAGAAAGGTCCTTATCTGCATAAGTGTTTCTTAGAAATGATGTCCAGGAATGTTATTCCCGCTGCCTGTTGTATCCAAG gtatcttattttctgaagaacGATGCACAGTTTTTGCCATGAACTACATCGACAAATGCTGGGAAATATACAGAGCTTTTCGTAGACAGAGTACCAAACCTCCGTTTGAACCCACAATGAAAATGAGGCACTTCCTTTGGATGTTGAAC GATTTTAAGCTTCTCAGCAAACAATTAACTGCTTCAAGACTTGTGGAAATACTTGTCAAAGATGGTCCCTCTCTACAAGATAGCAGTAGTACCAACCTGGAGCAGGAG TTGGTTTTTCTTGAATTTGTTGAAGCTCTTCTTGATTGTGCATTGGTGTATGTTACCAGTGATATGATTAAGGAGCAAGTAGATCATGATAGTCGGAAAAGAAGTAGCTTTAGAATCAAGGGTCTCTCCGAGGGAACCACAGATATGTCTCTGTACCCAGAATATTCTCTGTCCCAG CCACTGAGACCTTGTGAAGATGGAGAGCATCCTCTTCAAGAATTTCTACTGG ATACTGTGCTCTCATTTCACACAACTCATGGAGATATCAAAGATGTTCCATCATTGTTCAGCTGCaatgcagaaaaagagcaagattTCTGTCCAGCAAAGGAACTGACAG ATGAACCAAAAGCagccaaaactgaaaaagataAGGAATTTAGTCTGTGGATGTGTCAGGTGCAAATCTTCTTTACAACTAAGTTCTTTCCTGCCTACCAGCATGAAAAAAtgctgagggaaaaaataaaagaaaatcgAATACGGGATGCTGAATTAGCTGAGTTGAGAAAGACCAAGGATGACGAGCTGGCAAA ACTTATTGctggaagagaagcagaagaggcaaaaaagcaagaagcagctgcagcagaaaaagaatttgaCTCCAAGAGTGCAGATTTTAAGGAGTTAGAGGAGCCTGTCACACAGTTAGTACCCCCTCCAGCAGAAAAGGCACCCATTGTAGCACCCCCAGTTGTTACCAAGGTGCCTGCtggcaaaaagagaaagaagaaataa